The Bacillus vallismortis genome window below encodes:
- the pucI gene encoding allantoin permease, giving the protein MTLEESQHQSNRLSNEDLLPLGQEKRTWKAMNFASIWMGCIHNIPTYATVGGLIAIGLSPWQVLAIIITASLILFGALALNGHAGTKYGLPFPVIIRASYGIYGANIPALLRAFTAIMWLGIQTFAGSTALNILLLNMWPGWGEIGGGWNLLGIHLSGLLSFVFFWTIHLLVLHHGMESIKRFEVWAGPLVYLVFGGMVWWAVDIAGGLGPIYSQPGKFHTFSETFWPFAAGVTGIIGIWATLILNIPDFTRFAETQKEQIKGQFYGLPGTFALFAFASITVTSGSQVAFGEPIWDVVDILARFDNPYIIVLSVITLCIATISVNVAANIVSPAYDIANALPKYINFKRGSFITALLALFTVPWKLMESATSVYAFLGLIGGMLGPVAGVMMADYFIIRKRELSVDDLYSETGRYVYFKGYNYRAFAATILGALISLIGMYVPVLKSLYDISWFVGVLISFLFYIVLMRVHPPASSTIETFESGQVRRAE; this is encoded by the coding sequence ATGACATTAGAAGAGAGCCAGCATCAATCCAACAGACTGAGCAATGAAGATCTGTTGCCTTTAGGACAGGAAAAACGAACGTGGAAAGCAATGAACTTTGCCTCCATTTGGATGGGATGTATACATAATATACCGACCTACGCGACGGTGGGCGGATTAATTGCGATCGGCCTCTCGCCTTGGCAGGTGCTGGCAATCATTATTACGGCATCGCTTATCTTGTTTGGCGCTTTGGCTTTAAACGGTCATGCGGGGACAAAATATGGGCTGCCGTTTCCGGTGATCATCCGGGCTTCTTATGGAATATACGGCGCGAATATTCCGGCGCTTCTAAGGGCGTTTACAGCGATCATGTGGCTCGGCATTCAGACCTTTGCTGGAAGCACGGCGCTGAACATTTTGCTTTTAAATATGTGGCCGGGCTGGGGAGAAATTGGCGGCGGGTGGAACCTTCTCGGCATTCACTTGTCTGGTTTGCTTTCATTTGTATTCTTTTGGACCATTCATTTACTCGTATTGCACCACGGCATGGAATCGATTAAACGCTTTGAGGTATGGGCTGGTCCTTTAGTGTATCTGGTATTTGGCGGCATGGTATGGTGGGCCGTTGATATTGCCGGAGGATTGGGGCCAATCTATTCCCAGCCGGGAAAGTTCCATACGTTTTCAGAAACGTTCTGGCCGTTTGCTGCCGGGGTTACCGGCATTATCGGCATCTGGGCGACATTGATCTTAAATATACCTGATTTCACACGATTTGCTGAAACGCAAAAAGAGCAAATCAAAGGGCAATTTTACGGTTTGCCGGGAACCTTCGCGCTGTTTGCGTTTGCCAGTATTACAGTGACCTCCGGTTCACAGGTTGCTTTCGGTGAGCCGATTTGGGACGTTGTCGATATTTTGGCGAGATTTGATAACCCATACATTATTGTATTGTCCGTGATTACGCTCTGCATCGCCACGATCTCTGTAAACGTCGCCGCGAACATCGTATCGCCGGCTTATGATATAGCGAATGCCCTGCCGAAATATATTAATTTCAAACGCGGCAGTTTTATCACTGCGTTGCTCGCTTTATTTACGGTTCCGTGGAAGCTGATGGAGAGCGCGACAAGCGTATATGCGTTTCTCGGCTTAATAGGCGGCATGCTTGGTCCGGTGGCTGGCGTGATGATGGCTGATTACTTTATCATTCGCAAACGGGAGCTCTCGGTAGATGACCTGTATTCTGAAACAGGGCGTTATGTGTATTTTAAAGGCTACAATTACCGTGCGTTTGCAGCCACGATTTTGGGTGCACTGATCTCACTGATTGGTATGTATGTTCCTGTATTGAAGAGCTTATACGATATTTCCTGGTTTGTAGGTGTGCTGATTTCATTTCTTTTCTATATTGTTCTGATGCGTGTTCACCCGCCGGCTTCGTCGACGATTGAGACGTTTGAATCTGGGCAGGTTCGTCGGGCTGAATAA
- the amtB gene encoding ammonium transporter AmtB, with the protein MQMGDTVFMFFCALLVWLMTPGLALFYGGMVKSKNVLSTAMHSFSSIAIVSIVWVLFGYTLAFAPGNSIIGGLEWAGLKGVGFDPGDYSDTIPHSLFMMFQMTFAVLTTAIISGAFAERMRFGAFLLFSVLWVSLVYTPVAHWVWGGGWIGQLGALDFAGGNVVHISSGVAGLVLAIVLGKRKEGTAPSPHNLIYTFLGGALIWFGWFGFNVGSALTLDGVAMYAFINTNTAAAAGIAGWILVEWIINKKPTMLGAVSGAIAGLVAITPAAGFVTPFASILIGIIGGAVCFWGVFSLKKKFGYDDALDAFGLHGIGGTWGGIATGLFATTSVNSAGADGLFYGDASLIWKQIVAIAATYVFVFIITFVIIKIVGLFLPLRATEEEESLGLDLTMHGEKAYQDTM; encoded by the coding sequence ATGCAAATGGGCGATACAGTTTTTATGTTCTTTTGCGCTTTACTCGTGTGGCTGATGACCCCGGGATTAGCGTTATTTTATGGAGGAATGGTAAAAAGCAAAAATGTGCTGAGCACCGCTATGCACAGTTTCTCTTCCATTGCCATCGTTTCCATCGTTTGGGTGCTGTTCGGATATACACTCGCCTTCGCACCAGGCAATTCAATCATTGGCGGACTGGAGTGGGCCGGTCTGAAAGGGGTTGGATTTGACCCGGGAGATTACAGTGATACCATTCCACATTCATTATTTATGATGTTCCAAATGACGTTCGCTGTTCTGACAACAGCCATTATTTCCGGCGCTTTCGCAGAGCGGATGCGATTCGGCGCTTTTCTTTTATTCTCTGTTTTATGGGTTTCCTTAGTTTACACGCCGGTTGCGCACTGGGTATGGGGCGGCGGCTGGATCGGCCAGCTTGGCGCGCTCGATTTCGCCGGCGGCAACGTTGTTCATATTTCCTCCGGTGTGGCAGGCCTTGTTCTCGCTATTGTGCTCGGAAAACGGAAAGAAGGCACAGCGCCTTCTCCGCACAATCTCATTTACACCTTCTTAGGCGGGGCTTTGATTTGGTTCGGCTGGTTCGGTTTTAACGTCGGCAGCGCCCTGACCTTAGATGGCGTGGCCATGTACGCCTTCATCAACACAAACACTGCCGCAGCTGCCGGGATTGCCGGCTGGATTTTAGTAGAATGGATCATTAACAAGAAACCGACGATGCTCGGAGCGGTATCCGGCGCAATCGCCGGGCTTGTGGCGATTACACCGGCAGCTGGATTTGTCACACCATTTGCATCCATTTTGATCGGCATTATTGGCGGAGCGGTTTGTTTCTGGGGCGTTTTCTCGCTCAAAAAGAAATTCGGATACGATGACGCACTTGACGCCTTTGGCCTGCACGGCATCGGCGGCACATGGGGCGGAATCGCAACAGGATTATTCGCGACTACCTCTGTTAACTCGGCGGGTGCGGACGGATTATTCTACGGTGATGCCAGCTTAATCTGGAAACAAATTGTAGCCATCGCCGCCACTTATGTTTTTGTATTCATTATCACTTTCGTTATTATTAAAATTGTAGGCCTCTTCCTTCCCCTTCGCGCAACCGAAGAAGAAGAGTCACTTGGGCTTGACTTAACGATGCACGGGGAAAAAGCATATCAAGATACTATGTGA
- a CDS encoding P-II family nitrogen regulator, translating into MSGQMFKVEIVTRPANFEKLKQELGKIGVTSLTFSNVHGCGLQKAHTELYRGVKIESNVYERLKIEIVVSKVPVDQVTEIAKRVLKTGSPGDGKIFVYEISNTINIRTGEEGPEAL; encoded by the coding sequence ATGAGCGGTCAAATGTTCAAGGTGGAAATTGTAACGCGTCCGGCAAATTTCGAAAAGCTGAAGCAGGAACTCGGAAAAATCGGAGTGACCTCTCTGACCTTCTCTAATGTTCACGGCTGCGGTCTTCAAAAAGCACATACGGAGCTCTATCGAGGGGTCAAAATAGAAAGCAATGTATATGAGCGTTTAAAAATTGAGATCGTGGTCAGCAAGGTTCCTGTTGATCAAGTGACTGAGATCGCTAAAAGGGTCCTGAAAACGGGATCACCCGGCGACGGAAAAATATTTGTCTATGAAATCAGCAATACGATCAACATCCGCACCGGCGAGGAAGGACCTGAAGCACTGTAA
- a CDS encoding undecaprenyl-diphosphatase, with protein sequence MNYELFKAIHGLSHHNSVLDSIMVFITEYAIVAYALILLAIWVFGNTQSRKNVLYAGLTGIAGLIINYLISQVHFEPRPFVAHTVHTLIPHDADASFPSDHTTGALAISIAMLFRNRKIGWPLVIFGLLTGFSRIWVGHHYPADVLGSLVVSIIIGFLFFRFSDLLRPFVDLIVRIYEAIINKLTKKPTDQNF encoded by the coding sequence TTGAATTACGAACTATTTAAAGCCATCCATGGACTATCTCATCACAATTCGGTTCTCGATTCCATTATGGTCTTCATAACGGAATATGCTATTGTCGCTTACGCCCTTATCCTGCTGGCAATCTGGGTGTTCGGGAACACGCAAAGCAGAAAAAATGTGCTTTACGCAGGCCTTACAGGAATTGCGGGTCTTATCATCAACTATTTGATTTCGCAAGTTCATTTCGAACCGCGCCCATTTGTCGCGCACACAGTGCATACGCTGATTCCGCATGATGCGGATGCATCATTTCCGAGTGACCACACGACAGGCGCGTTAGCGATTTCTATTGCGATGCTTTTCAGAAACCGCAAAATCGGCTGGCCGCTTGTCATTTTCGGGCTTTTGACAGGCTTTTCGAGAATTTGGGTAGGGCATCACTATCCGGCAGATGTATTGGGCAGCCTCGTTGTCTCTATCATTATCGGGTTCCTATTCTTTAGGTTTTCAGATCTGCTTCGCCCATTCGTCGATTTGATTGTAAGAATCTATGAAGCCATCATTAATAAGCTGACGAAAAAACCAACCGATCAAAATTTCTAA
- a CDS encoding VanZ family protein: MNRLLLGGWTLFILLSVCTESFSGMVVSQTVAFHFQPHPDLSQFLVMDFAELAVPEAFIQKIGHAFSFFVMTYLLWKQRGSIKAAAAGSFAFAFFTEVLQLFFSRNGCIRDVLIDTVGIVLFCGLYVLAKRRKHEMYEKY, from the coding sequence ATGAACCGTCTATTACTTGGAGGCTGGACCCTTTTTATTCTCCTTTCTGTCTGTACGGAAAGCTTCAGCGGTATGGTCGTATCTCAAACGGTAGCTTTTCATTTTCAGCCGCATCCCGATCTGTCTCAATTCTTAGTGATGGATTTTGCTGAGCTTGCTGTACCTGAAGCGTTTATTCAAAAAATCGGGCACGCGTTTTCCTTCTTTGTCATGACCTATTTGCTGTGGAAACAGCGGGGCAGCATAAAAGCAGCTGCAGCCGGCTCTTTCGCGTTTGCGTTTTTCACAGAAGTTCTTCAGCTCTTCTTCAGCAGGAACGGATGTATTCGGGATGTGCTCATTGATACTGTTGGAATTGTATTGTTTTGTGGTTTATATGTGTTGGCGAAGCGGAGAAAACATGAGATGTATGAAAAATATTAA